One stretch of Apis cerana isolate GH-2021 linkage group LG8, AcerK_1.0, whole genome shotgun sequence DNA includes these proteins:
- the LOC108002591 gene encoding cuticle protein 18.7-like isoform X3: MRTIIILATICSAAIAEPGYVRSVIPYSYLEVLDTPEVAQAKAAHLATQAYEAARNTLGYAHVPALIHVYTPVSGAPLGADGNVIDTPEVAEAKAAHLTAHALETAKNLGLHPYGALAFASLPYAYRFGYGAPIGPDGRVIDTPEVAAAKAAHLAAHEAAKLANDH, from the exons ATGAGAACGATA ATCATCCTTGCCACGATTTGCAGTGCAGCCATCGCAGAACCAGGATACGTGCGTTCGGTAATTCCCTACAGTTACCTGGAAGTTTTGGACACACCGGAAGTAGCACAGGCGAAAGCAGCCCATCTCGCGACTCAAGCGTACGAGGCGGCAAGGAACACGCTCGGATACGCTCACGTGCCAGCTTTAATCCATGTTTACACACCTGTATCTGGCGCGCCCCTCGGCGCTGATGGAAATGTTATCGATACGCCTGAGGTCGCGGAGGCGAAGGCTGCTCATCTGACCGCTCACGCACTG gAAACTGCAAAGAATCTAGGCCTCCATCCATATGGCGCCTTGGCTTTCGCTTCGCTACCTTATGCTTATAGATTTGGATATGGTGCCCCCATTGGTCCTGATGGTAGAGTGATAGACACTCCGGAAGTCGCAGCAGCGAAAGCAGCTCATTTGGCCGCGCATGAAGCAGCAAAACTTGCTAATGACCATTGA
- the LOC108002589 gene encoding MYG1 exonuclease isoform X1 codes for MTEHVKIGTHDGCFHCDEALACFMLKTLPRYKDAIIVRSRNMNILNTCDIVVDVGGEYNPCKHRYDHHMRDFNESVSTIIKKPGHDWKTKLSSAGLIYCHFGHEIIKELVPQASDDDIEIIFKHIYNTFIQEIDSIDNGISICNESSKYQIVTDLSSRVKFLNPPWNSKDLDPNTQFLKAVKLTGEDFVQHVNYTANVWLPARSIVEEAIAKRFEVDPSGEIIELSQCVPWFQHLFAIEKEQNIKPLLKYVIFKDDTYRIRCVPVKPDSFKCRLFLPESWAGLQNEALVNACGIEGATFVHSVRFIGGNRMREGILMMARKALEQERTT; via the exons ATGACAGAACATGTAAAAATCGGAACTCATGACGGTTGTTTTCATTGTGATGAAGCACTCGCTTGTTTTATGTTGAAAACATTGCCAAGATATAAAGATGCAATTATAGTGag atcacgaaatatgaacattttaaatacttgTGATATTGTGGTCGATGTTGGTGGAGAATATAATCCTTGCAAGCATCGTTATGACCATCATATGAG agaTTTTAATGAATCGGTAAGCACGATTATTAAGAAACCAGGTCATGATTGGAAAACAAAACTGAGTAGTGCTGGTTTAATATATTGTCATTTTGGTCATGAAATCATCAAAGAATTAGTTCCACAAGCAAGCGATGATgacatagaaataatttttaaacatatttataatacattcatTCAAGAAATTGATAGTATAGATAATGGAATTTCTATATGTAATGAAAGTTCTAA ATATCAGATTGTAACAGATTTATCTTCTCGTGTTAAGTTCTTAAATCCACCATGGAATAGCAAAGATCTTGATCCTAATactcaatttttaaaagcaGTGAAATTAACTGGCGAAGATTTTGTACAACATGTAAATTATACAGCAAATGTTTGGTTACCAGCTAGATCTATTGTAGAGGAAGCTATTGCAAAACGGTTTGAG gttGATCCTAGTggagaaattatagaattatcacAGTGTGTACCATGGTTTCAGCATCTTTTTGCaatagaaaaagaacaaaatataaaaccttTATTGAAATATGTGATTTTTAAAGATGATACTTATAGAATTAGATGTGTACCTGTAAAGCCTGATAGTTTTAAGTGcag GTTATTTTTACCAGAATCTTGGGCAGGTTTACAAAATGAAGCACTTGTAAATGCCTGTGGAATCGAAGGTGCTACTTTTGTACATTCTGTTCGATTTATTGGCGGAAATCGAATGCGAGAAGGAATATTAATGATGGCGCGTAAAGCTCTTGAACAAGAAAGAaccacataa
- the LOC108002592 gene encoding FK506-binding protein 5, whose product MSFNSHENFIKTWIFHTFGDRLKAELIALAMNLALHGFLLQVLLSILNLQHGSLLCSAGEPGYLDFDNLPETNFSCQGKVIGGYYADVEVGCQMFHVCTIGQKDLVSDEIMDIKFLCLNGTVFDQETRVCERVDEVDCSKSERFYNLNLELYGNNAVTLSLHENSEDDVDQSDPTDDHHQRTTSARPTTTTSTTTTKPSKPSTTPASNSFSHPTGYPQHYQPQPPFPQVHTSQSKSLYDDKNGGYHHQYIFHNGERNNNQQATSYQLFSNQGVSSTTVQPPQVHQIRFSSTSSPQIIHNNEPSTVTPLFHSTSSTIQTLLNSNGNGVINPIFHNHGIASTTEQFIHSNNPRETSHYREHGEQNIRPLEAIQSTNKGKISKLTISPVPTSESSRSGQTKSNSQSSQQQRISGNFLPTPATDETTIRSFYPTPRTSSKPPQTSQPTNEQVTQHIHVLPPIPIPQLKPHQITINLPPPDLQRIVQNPSSLLPSQSRVIVTAKASVSDESGRPLNTTQLVTLPLPTIPASYDDYKEGDESFDPFYRDVPKIRNSRYVRTVVNERKSGWRVKRSKNSMVSFAYDGDSKKNREVASSSGTNVENESDSKDFRSIKESLMRFRDILFGDEFTEEAIRNVFEGSKLQGIGSDKNIDNERKDSELEDLETKASKNFKAREYEDDIEEEEQEDERGKSDEQSQEFDISLRSDTQESDGEEYIDVDERGKVESDLKEDSEEVDEEEEQEISNEKEKIDNENEKDKIEVKKPERIIDVVILDPKEYSKSKDAFSNTTEREHVSMEIPKLSTTEETTIKTTMERESTHRQDSKNPKDQRDIVEDKMQSKQKGSDREENVEDEKRREKSKELKPIEGRKSSRIRSRGKISSRKKENKTENNESVKSTDDNLPEQNVETSTTRVNSEVEQIDKNIFEESESQTSKEVDTRAVNKHGGYLKSLQTSKDQDSGKESRKGEVNEYETSEKQSKTLETYEEESKKILEDEEKVNFDEEQIEEKKKTEETKFDEEMEQKLETLKKNSSIEHESVEDESTTVLNDEDFEEDSYEVTKNSREEKSTKLEDSSEEDFSHELKDKNAKIESEEKEEKEYSTTKKEEINSQEDSIEHHDSTEAFYESTYEMDEDNDYKDSENSEDTTISSLERTISEETPSSKEEILEKHILSDQEESTEGVLKFTDELPKDRREDILESKKSSEIVDNTAHDYVDDNYEPDNYKERESSNSNNLSDEKNKEMLADSKIEDTNEKIEEDVLETTTESEKSEGTENPEDFNMEKTDLLQTTTSTTTTTTTTTTTTTVRPTPPKLFKPISARKNYNYIPPTTTPNPVIIKPRISLLNPKPAKPPKSYNELAPKPVIRKLTLLTRKPTTMMAITTAMEDNLMETTEISTVQSTIITNITDEENVLEDKLKLVNETEQRDNTSAKSKDDQVSSPSEQKSPANVKKEENEEENFTPYPISRLSTALASTTEKNLMEIESTSTESDKSNSSKNFTLVDVEILSTTALSTTFASVESDYPKESSPTMNPTTQDETSIASSIKFIDQNMTEISVTTPQIMTSSESSTTEHVEEMESTTIRPLSRKSTSLKRRDGFNCLEKEMYRFYGDNRDCRLFHYCSPGFTSRQVLDFRFVCEEDTIFDEESQSCRHNVKNKKCLKRQW is encoded by the exons TTTTATTGTCGATTCTCAACCTCCAGCATGGCTCCTTGTTATGCAGCGCGGGGGAACCTGGC TATTTGGACTTCGACAATTTGCCAGAGACGAATTTCTCGTGCCAGGGGAAAGTGATCGGTGGATATTACGCCGATGTTGAAGTCGGATGTCAAATGTTCCACGTTTGCACCATCGGTCAAAAAG ACTTGGTTTCAGACGAGATTATGGACATAAAGTTCCTCTGTCTGAATGGGACCGTGTTCGATCAGGAAACCAGGGTTTGCGAGAGGGTCGACGAGGTCGATTGCAGCAAGAGCGAGCGATTCTACAACCTGAATTTGGAACTCTATGGAAACAACGCGGTCACTCTCAG TTTGCACGAAAACAGCGAGGACGACGTCGATCAATCGGATCCAACGGACGATCATCATCAACGTACCACGTCGGCACGACCCACCACAACAACCAGCACGACAACCACGAAACCGAGCAAACCGTCCACCACGCCAGCTTCCAATTCCTTTTCCCATCCCACTGGTTATCCCCAACACTATCAACCTCAGCCTCCCTTCCCTCAAGTTCACACCAGCCAGTCCAAGTCTCTTTACGACGATAAAAATGGCGGATACCATCACCAGTACATCTTTCACAACGGGGAAAGGAACAATAATCAGCAAGCAACTTCGTATCAATTGTTCAGCAACCAAGGAGTCAGCTCCACGACTGTTCAACCGCCTCAGGTTCATCAGATTAGATTCAGCTCCACTTCGAGCCCTCAGATCATCCATAACAACGAACCGTCCACGGTCACACCGTTGTTCCACTCAACCTCGTCGACCATTCAAACGTTGCTGAACAGCAATGGGAATGGCGTGATAAATCCTATTTTTCATAACCATGGAATCGCCAGCACCACGGAACAATTTATCCACAGTAATAATCCTAGAGAGACTTCCCACTATCGTGAACACGGGGAGCAGAATATCAGACCTTTGGAGGCTATCCAATCGACTAATAAAGGAAAG ATCTCAAAATTAACGATATCGCCTGTGCCAACGTCGGAGTCGTCACGATCGGGGCAAACGAAAAGCAACAGCCAGAGCTCCCAACAGCAAAGAATCTCGGGAAACTTCCTTCCAACACCGGCAACCGATGAAACAACAATCAGATCCTTCTATCCAACCCCGAGAACTTCGTCAAAACCGCCTCAAACCTCCCAACCCACCAATGAACAAGTCACCCAGCACATACACGTGCTGCCCCCTATACCGATCCCTCAATTGAAGCCCCATCAGATCACTATCAACCTGCCGCCACCCGATCTCCAGAGAATAGTCCAAAACCCGTCGTCCTTGCTACCTTCCCAATCCAGGGTAATCGTAACGGCCAAAGCAAGCGTCAGCGACGAATCTGGCAGACCTCTGAACACCACCCAGTTGGTCACTCTTCCGCTCCCAACCATCCCCGCCAGCTACGATGATTACAAAGAGGGTGACGAGTCGTTTGATCCTTTCTACAGGGACGTTCCTAAAATTCGGAACAGCAGATATGTTCGTACAGTGGTTAACGAAAGGAAAAGTGGTTGGAGAGTGAAGAGATCGAAGAATTCTATGGTTTCATTCGCTTATGATGGGGATTCTAAGAAGAATAGGGAAGTGGCAAGTTCGAGTGGCACGAACGTTGAGAATGAAAGTGACAGCAAGGATTTTCGGTCGATCAAAGAGAGTCTGATGAGGTTCAGAGATATCTTGTTCGGGGACGAGTTCACGGAGGAGGCTATTCGTAATGTCTTCGAGGGGAGCAAGTTACAGGGAATTGGCtctgataaaaatatcgataacgaGAGGAAGGATTCGGAACTGGAGGATCTAGAAACGAAGGCTTCCAAGAACTTCAAGGCAAGGGAATACGAGGATGATATCGAGGAAGAGGAGCAGGAAGATGAAAGGGGTAAATCCGATGAACAGTCACAggaatttgatatttctttgagATCGGATACCCAGGAGTCCGATGGTGAAGAATACATTGATGTGGATGAGAGAGGGAAAGTTGAATCAGATTTGAAGGAAGATAGTGAAGAAGTGGATGAAGAAGAGGAAcaagaaatttcgaacgagaaggagaagattgacaacgaaaatgaaaaagataagatCGAGGTCAAAAAGCCGGAACGAATTATCGATGTCGTTATTCTTGATCCaaaagaatattcgaaatcTAAGGATGCTTTTTCGAACACGACAGAAAGAGAACACGTTTCCATGGAGATTCCAAAACTTTCCACGACTGAAGAGACAACTATTAAGACAACGATGGAAAGAGAGTCTACGCATAGGCAAGATTCAAAAAATCCAAAAGATCAACGCGACATTGTTGAAGATAAAATGCAGTCTAAACAGAAGGGAAGTGATCGCGAAGAAAACGTAGAagacgaaaaaagaagagaaaaatcaaaagagtTGAAGCCaatcgaaggaagaaaaagttcGAGGATCAGATCTAGAGGAAAGATATCTtcaaggaagaaggaaaataaaactgaaaataaCGAATCTGTTAAATCAACTGATGATAATCTTCCTGAACAAAATGTGGAAACAAGTACAACGAGAGTGAATTCTGAGGTTGAACAGATTGACAAGAATATATTTGAGGAATCAGAATCTCAAACCTCAAAGGAAGTCGATACCAGAGCTGTGAACAAACATGGTGGTTATTTAAAGAGTCTGCAGACCAGTAAGGATCAGGATTCAGGAAAAGAGAGTCGAAAAGGCGAGGTTAATGAATACGAAACCTCAGAAAAGCAATCTAAAACTTTGGAAACATATGAAGAGGAGTCCAAGAAAATTTTGGAAGATGAAGAGAAGGTGAATTTTGATGAAGaacaaattgaagaaaaaaagaaaaccgaGGAAACAAAATTTGATGAAGAAATGGAACAGAAGCTTGAAACGCTTAAGAAGAATTCTTCGATTGAACATGAAAGTGTGGAAGACGAATCGACCACAGTTCTCAATGACGAAGATTTTGAAGAAGACAGCTACGAAGTAACCAAAAATTCTCGCGAGGAGAAAAGCACGAAGCTCGAAGATTCTTCAGAAGAAGATTTCTCTCATGAACTGAAGGATAAAAACGCGAAAATTGAAagcgaagaaaaggaagaaaaagagtatTCTACGACCAAGAAGGAGGAAATCAATTCTCAAGAAGATTCGATAGAGCACCATGACTCTACTGAGGCATTTTATGAAAGTACTTACGAAATGGATGAAGATAACGACTATAAAGATTCTGAAAATTCCGAAGATACTACTATTTCTTCCTTGGAACGTACTATTTCTGAAGAAACGCCAAGTTCCAAGGAAGAAATTCTCGAGAAACATATTTTGAGCGATCAGGAAGAAAGTACTGAAGGAGTTCTTAAATTCACCGATGAATTGCCCAAGGATAGAAGAGAAGACATATTGGAATCTAAGAAATCGTCAGAAATTGTAGATAATACCGCGCATGATTACGTTGATGATAATTACGAGcctgataattataaagaacgTGAATCTTCAAACTCTAACAATCTAAGCGACGAGAAGAACAAAGAAATGTTGGCTGATAGCAAAATAGAGGATACTAATGAGAAAATTGAAGAGGACGTATTGGAAACTACGACCGAGTCTGAAAAAAGTGAGGGGACTGAGAATCCAGAAGACTTTAACATGGAGAAGACAGACTTATTACAGACAACAACGTCAACAaccacaacaacaacaaccacTACTACAACAACAACTGTTCGGCCCACACctccaaaattattcaaaccaATCTCTGctaggaaaaattataattacataccTCCAACGACGACTCCAAATCCCGTGATAATCAAACCTAGAATAAGTCTCCTCAATCCCAAACCGGCAAAGCCACCTAAATCTTACAACGAGTTGGCACCAAAACCAGTGATCAGAAAACTCACCTTGCTAACTCGTAAACCAACAACCATGATGGCTATCACGACGGCTATGGAGGACAATTTAATGGAAACTACGGAAATATCGACTGTACAGTCAacaataattactaatataacAGACGAAGAAAATGTGCTTGAGGACAAATTAAAACTTGTTAACGAGACGGAACAGAGAGACAACACTTCAGCAAAGAGTAAGGATGATCAGGTCTCTAGTCCAAGCGAACAAAAATCCCCAGCAAATGTCAAAAAGGAAGAGAACGAGGAAGAGAATTTCACACCTTATCCTATCTCTAGATTATCCACTGCTCTTGCCTCCACTACTGAGAAAAACTTGATGGAAATCGAATCTACTAGCACCGAGTCCGACAAGTCAAATAGTTCTAAGAATTTTACTTTGGTAGACGTGGAAATCCTGAGTACAACAGCTTTATCGACGACTTTTGCTTCCGTCGAGTCTGATTATCCCAAGGAATCATCTCCAACCATGAATCCAACTACACAAGATGAAACATCGATTGCATCATCGATCAAGTTCATAGATCAAAATATGACAGAAATTTCTGTCACTACTCCTCAAATAATGACTTCTTCAGAATCATCTACGACTGAACACGTTGAAGAAATGGAATCGACAACGATTAGGCCTTTGAGTCGAAAATCGACATCGTTGAAAAGACGAGATGGTTTCAATTGCCTGGAAAAGGAGATGTACCGTTTTTATGGTGACAATAGGGACTGTAGATTGTTTCATTATTGTTCTCCTGGATTCACGTCGAGGCAGGTGCTCGATTTTCGATTCGTGTGTGAAGAGGACACCATTTTTGACGAAGAAAGCCAAAGTTGTCGCCATAATGTTAAGAACAAAAAATGCCTGAAAAGACAGTGGTAA
- the LOC108002591 gene encoding uncharacterized protein LOC108002591 isoform X1 yields MLRVPSVSWKTVAKISIRDIIKVTKHPYLRTNIHVHSLCVFKQSPARKENGYRSIVQFQGGSHMLHLTSRYPLKDEHTRDEQIILATICSAAIAEPGYVRSVIPYSYLEVLDTPEVAQAKAAHLATQAYEAARNTLGYAHVPALIHVYTPVSGAPLGADGNVIDTPEVAEAKAAHLTAHALETAKNLGLHPYGALAFASLPYAYRFGYGAPIGPDGRVIDTPEVAAAKAAHLAAHEAAKLANDH; encoded by the exons atGTTGCGTGTTCCTTCTGTGTCGTGGAAAACAGTGGCGAAG atttctataagagatataataaaagtaacgaAACATCCTTATTTGCGTACCAATATACACGTCCACTCTCTATGTGTTTTCAAACAATCACCGGCAAGAAAAGAGAATGGATACCGAAGTATTGTCCAATTTCAAGGAGGAAGTCACATGTTGCACCTGACCTCGAGATATCCCTTGAAAGACGAGCACACGAGAGACGAACAG ATCATCCTTGCCACGATTTGCAGTGCAGCCATCGCAGAACCAGGATACGTGCGTTCGGTAATTCCCTACAGTTACCTGGAAGTTTTGGACACACCGGAAGTAGCACAGGCGAAAGCAGCCCATCTCGCGACTCAAGCGTACGAGGCGGCAAGGAACACGCTCGGATACGCTCACGTGCCAGCTTTAATCCATGTTTACACACCTGTATCTGGCGCGCCCCTCGGCGCTGATGGAAATGTTATCGATACGCCTGAGGTCGCGGAGGCGAAGGCTGCTCATCTGACCGCTCACGCACTG gAAACTGCAAAGAATCTAGGCCTCCATCCATATGGCGCCTTGGCTTTCGCTTCGCTACCTTATGCTTATAGATTTGGATATGGTGCCCCCATTGGTCCTGATGGTAGAGTGATAGACACTCCGGAAGTCGCAGCAGCGAAAGCAGCTCATTTGGCCGCGCATGAAGCAGCAAAACTTGCTAATGACCATTGA
- the LOC108002602 gene encoding pupal cuticle protein-like produces MANTRLLLLTSSCLVLAAAAGYAVPYVAPYHGPPAPLAHDGRVIDTPEVAHAKAVHLATHAAEAAKASPPTTGYEDYEGKYEGNGGYVAGQSLYYGPPAPLAHDGRVVDTPEVAHAKAAHLAAHAEQISKIAHIVPYQKAHWSLDRPAPSFDVMIQYIILASILVLNVAHSAPQWYPGAYGGHAAPAPLGPDGRVVDTPEVAQLKAAHLAALADANARAPKGPGGPYPGPPGSYAPGNYAPHYSGPPAPLGPDGRVVDTPEVQQAKAAHFSLYNAAAQSSAPPAPAPPSWNPHGGASWNNPSWNSGHDWNQWN; encoded by the exons ATGGCTAACACGAGACTCCTCCTC CTCACGTCCTCGTGTCTCGTCCTCGCAGCAGCGGCGGGCTACGCCGTGCCCTACGTGGCACCGTATCACGGCCCCCCGGCGCCGCTGGCTCACGACGGGAGAGTGATCGACACGCCGGAAGTTGCACACGCGAAAGCGGTCCACCTGGCCACCCACGCGGCGGAAGCCGCCAAGGCATCTCCTCCAACAACCGGTTACGAGGATTACGAAGGGAAATACGAAGGGAACGGGGGTTACGTGGCCGGGCAGAGCTTGTACTACGGACCCCCGGCACCGTTGGCGCACGACGGGAGAGTGGTCGACACGCCGGAAGTCGCACACGCGAAGGCCGCGCACCTGGCGGCCCACGCGGAACAGATTTCGAAAATCGCACATATCGTCCCATACCAGAAGGCACATTGG TCGCTGGATCGACCTGCGCCGAGCTTCGACGTCATGATTCAATACATC ATTCTCGCTTCCATTCTCGTTTTGAACGTGGCCCATTCCGCGCCGCAGTGGTATCCTGGGGCGTATGGCGGGCACGCGGCTCCAGCCCCATTGGGGCCCGACGGAAGAGTGGTGGACACGCCGGAAGTGGCCCAATTGAAGGCGGCTCATCTGGCCGCTTTGGCCGACGCGAATGCCAGAGCGCCTAAAGGACCCGGCGGCCCTTATCCTGGTCCTCCTGGCTCCTACGCCCCTGGAAACTATGCACCTCATTACAG CGGGCCACCAGCTCCTCTCGGGCCGGATGGCCGCGTGGTGGACACACCGGAAGTGCAACAAGCCAAGGCGGCTCACTTCTCCCTGTACAACGCCGCGGCTCAGTCCAGCGCCCCGCCAGCTCCAGCACCTCCGTCGTGGAATCCGCATGGAGGCGCCTCCTGGAACAATCCCTCTTGGAATTCCGGACACGATTGGAACCAGTGGAATTAG
- the LOC108002589 gene encoding MYG1 exonuclease isoform X2, producing the protein MIKNIFDTILRYFTKLSALSGNLTYTPTWLQKFVTMTEHVKIGTHDGCFHCDEALACFMLKTLPRYKDAIIVRSRNMNILNTCDIVVDVGGEYNPCKHRYDHHMRDFNESVSTIIKKPGHDWKTKLSSAGLIYCHFGHEIIKELVPQASDDDIEIIFKHIYNTFIQEIDSIDNGISICNESSKYQIVTDLSSRVKFLNPPWNSKDLDPNTQFLKAVKLTGEDFVQHVNYTANVWLPARSIVEEAIAKRFEVDPSGEIIELSQCVPWFQHLFAIEKEQNIKPLLKYVIFKDDTYRIRCVPVKPDSFKCRLFLPESWAGLQNEALVNACGIEGATFVHSVRFIGGNRMREGILMMARKALEQERTT; encoded by the exons atgattaaaaatatctttgatacaattttacgatatttcacgaaattatCTGCTCTATCAGGTAACTTAACCTATACGCCAACGTGGTTACAGAAATTTGTAACAATGACAGAACATGTAAAAATCGGAACTCATGACGGTTGTTTTCATTGTGATGAAGCACTCGCTTGTTTTATGTTGAAAACATTGCCAAGATATAAAGATGCAATTATAGTGag atcacgaaatatgaacattttaaatacttgTGATATTGTGGTCGATGTTGGTGGAGAATATAATCCTTGCAAGCATCGTTATGACCATCATATGAG agaTTTTAATGAATCGGTAAGCACGATTATTAAGAAACCAGGTCATGATTGGAAAACAAAACTGAGTAGTGCTGGTTTAATATATTGTCATTTTGGTCATGAAATCATCAAAGAATTAGTTCCACAAGCAAGCGATGATgacatagaaataatttttaaacatatttataatacattcatTCAAGAAATTGATAGTATAGATAATGGAATTTCTATATGTAATGAAAGTTCTAA ATATCAGATTGTAACAGATTTATCTTCTCGTGTTAAGTTCTTAAATCCACCATGGAATAGCAAAGATCTTGATCCTAATactcaatttttaaaagcaGTGAAATTAACTGGCGAAGATTTTGTACAACATGTAAATTATACAGCAAATGTTTGGTTACCAGCTAGATCTATTGTAGAGGAAGCTATTGCAAAACGGTTTGAG gttGATCCTAGTggagaaattatagaattatcacAGTGTGTACCATGGTTTCAGCATCTTTTTGCaatagaaaaagaacaaaatataaaaccttTATTGAAATATGTGATTTTTAAAGATGATACTTATAGAATTAGATGTGTACCTGTAAAGCCTGATAGTTTTAAGTGcag GTTATTTTTACCAGAATCTTGGGCAGGTTTACAAAATGAAGCACTTGTAAATGCCTGTGGAATCGAAGGTGCTACTTTTGTACATTCTGTTCGATTTATTGGCGGAAATCGAATGCGAGAAGGAATATTAATGATGGCGCGTAAAGCTCTTGAACAAGAAAGAaccacataa
- the LOC108002591 gene encoding cuticle protein 18.7-like isoform X2, producing MKIRYTISIRDIIKVTKHPYLRTNIHVHSLCVFKQSPARKENGYRSIVQFQGGSHMLHLTSRYPLKDEHTRDEQIILATICSAAIAEPGYVRSVIPYSYLEVLDTPEVAQAKAAHLATQAYEAARNTLGYAHVPALIHVYTPVSGAPLGADGNVIDTPEVAEAKAAHLTAHALETAKNLGLHPYGALAFASLPYAYRFGYGAPIGPDGRVIDTPEVAAAKAAHLAAHEAAKLANDH from the exons ATGAAGATACGGTATACG atttctataagagatataataaaagtaacgaAACATCCTTATTTGCGTACCAATATACACGTCCACTCTCTATGTGTTTTCAAACAATCACCGGCAAGAAAAGAGAATGGATACCGAAGTATTGTCCAATTTCAAGGAGGAAGTCACATGTTGCACCTGACCTCGAGATATCCCTTGAAAGACGAGCACACGAGAGACGAACAG ATCATCCTTGCCACGATTTGCAGTGCAGCCATCGCAGAACCAGGATACGTGCGTTCGGTAATTCCCTACAGTTACCTGGAAGTTTTGGACACACCGGAAGTAGCACAGGCGAAAGCAGCCCATCTCGCGACTCAAGCGTACGAGGCGGCAAGGAACACGCTCGGATACGCTCACGTGCCAGCTTTAATCCATGTTTACACACCTGTATCTGGCGCGCCCCTCGGCGCTGATGGAAATGTTATCGATACGCCTGAGGTCGCGGAGGCGAAGGCTGCTCATCTGACCGCTCACGCACTG gAAACTGCAAAGAATCTAGGCCTCCATCCATATGGCGCCTTGGCTTTCGCTTCGCTACCTTATGCTTATAGATTTGGATATGGTGCCCCCATTGGTCCTGATGGTAGAGTGATAGACACTCCGGAAGTCGCAGCAGCGAAAGCAGCTCATTTGGCCGCGCATGAAGCAGCAAAACTTGCTAATGACCATTGA